The sequence CAGTTGGATCAAGAAAATAGGAAAGCTGTATTTGGACAGAATGGGAATGACAGAAGCAACATGTCTACAAAGTGACAAATCATATATACAAAACAACAATGATAAGTAAATTATCATATCTGATTAAATAAACATCCTACAATAAGTTGACTACTAATATGTATTTCTCGTTTGCCAATTCCTTTTGTACAAGTATGTATAACAATATTTATTTCAGCGGGCTTCTCTGCGTTGGTTCtcataaaaagaaaaggaaaaagaaatactGATCAGAGAAGAGCAAATAACGAGAAGAATACATGAATATAAACCATGCAGAGTATCATCACAGAACAATACAAGTGAGACATGCGGCTATTGTTTTGTAAGTCCCTTGGATCAAAGAAgtggagaaggaagaaaaagtaaaAGGACTTACAGTGCAAGGTATGTTACTGCTCTCTTTCTGATTTGTTGAAATGTTTAAAGTAAGCTTTATATCCTTAATTATCCTTGCCAGAGATGATAAAAAACTTTTCACACTCCAACTTTTTGAAAGAGCTTGAAAGTATTCAGTTACTGAACTGATAGAAACTGAGTGGCTGCCACTAGACTTCAATTGATCAGGGCACTCAACGAGAACAAGTCCTGAAGACTGATATTTTCCAGGAGATTGTTCTATTTGCCCCCCACTGTGTTGTGGCGAATGAGTACCCAGTTTGCAAACTTCATAAACTGTAAGAATGCAAAATAGATAAAAGTAAGGAACAAACTTTCAAACACAATGAATTAGAATAATTATATGGAGATTATGAGATTACTAAACTATGACTAATTGACAAGTCACCCCAGTAATGACAAAATATTGTTATATTATTTTGGATGTTTATATCTATTACAATGTTGTGATCGAATAGAAAGAAAtcaattatattgcatccatgaaGCCATAAAAGTTGGTACAGTGTTATCTTAAAGCATAATAACTGGCTGTAAATATTGCCTCTGAACGAAACGTATAGCTTGCACAAATAGTAAATACAAAGGTAGGAAAGGTGGCATTAGGCCTAAAACTCTATACATGTCTCATTGTCAATTTGTCATACAGCCAACACAGTGAACCAATGATGTTCATTGGATTCATAGACACTTTGCAGGCATATGTGTAGAAAATAATCAATAGCTATCAAGATTTTAAGTTGATGAACTTGAGTTCTACCTTACTGATCAACATTAATTACCGCTAATTAGCACCGATCATTGCTAGCTATAGAGAAGAAGCAACGTTATAGACACTTACTTGTTCCAAGCTGCATGAAAAAATCAGTCGCTGCAGAAGTAAGCAAATCAATATCGGGGCACAGTGCATAGTAAGTAACCTGAAAAGCGAACAAATGAGAAATATATGAATCCCAAAACTGTAAAACCCATTCCAGAGTAACCAAAACAAAGAAACACTTAGTACTCTAGATTCAAGAATGGCTATAGAACTTAGGGCCAATTTGCAGTTGTGTTGTGTTGTTCTATTTCCTGATACGGAATACTTAAAGGGCAGACCGGTGCCCGTAGCTCCTGCTTGCGCAAGGTCCGACCATTTTGGATCTTTAGTACGCAGCCTTTCCGTGTGTTTCGCCAAGAGGCTGTTTCCGGAACtcaaacccgtgacctcatggtcacaagtcCACACTTTGACCTCATGATATGGAATACTTGCATTACAAAAAATATTTACCAATTCTATTAACATGTTGCTTTTATGGATCCAGAATGACAGTACGAATATGCTTTCAGGCAGTTGATATATCAAAAGGTAATAAAAATATAGTGGGCTATAAGCCACCACAGTGCCAGATTATGCCTTACAGGCTTGGCCGAAGCATAAGGTTCCAAAGGAGCCTTCTCCCACAACTTGAGGCAATTAGCAGAGGTCTTTAACCAATCATCCTGATAACTGCAATTTCAGTACATACATCAGTAACGCATGCAGACAATTAAATGTTAGCTCATTTAATAAATATTTTCAGGGAAACAAGTCTGCTACCCAACAAGAAGAGATGGCGAAGGGAGGACGGCGATGGTTGGTCTAACACGGTGATATCCCTTATGATGCTCCTCTGAAGTGCCTGCGTTGTCTCTAGATGAATCATGACTTGCTCCTTCTAGCAAAATTATACTTGTAACATAACAAATAAGTTGAAGACAAGTTGAGAGATATGGTAGCAGGAATACCTCGATCACTGCTAGACTGGGGTGGGCTCATTGCATCTCCACCAATGGGTATAGAATTTGAAGTCTCTCGAATATCACCAGTAGTATAATGGAAAGAGTATGCATCTCCCATGGCAGCAGATTCTGCTATATTACTTCGACCCCTGCACCAATCAATTACTGATAATGGGCCATCCATGTTTGCAAACGCTGTTTTAAGAGCTGATTTTATATCCGACTGCAACAAGCCAATCATGGATGATTCTGAAACCTGTATCCAAAAAGGGACATggagacatgatgcatggataagTAGAAATGGCAAGAAAAACAGAGCACCAGATTTTTACCTCTGCAGAAAGTGGATCAACTAAATCAACACCAGCGCAATCCTTGGAATGACACGTTCCTAATAGTCCACCACAGCCAGCATGAACCATAGAAGGATCACAAGAAAATCCGCGTCTCCTCTGCTCATCCAAGGAGAGCCAGAAAAAAGAACCATCTCCATCATCCATATCAAGTGCGATATCAACAAATGAAGTAGATTGCTGAACTAGCAGAGCCATGGCACTGAGGAGTTCCACAATAGGTTGTCTTTGTACAGATGGGCTTGTGCCAGAAAATGTTTTAGCGGACAAAGAATCAAGGGGTTTTGCCCCTTTAGGTACCACAACAGACCTCCAAACTCCCACGTTTTCCAATCGGGACCTATCATACATTTCATGGTCAACGTCACTAGACAGCCTAGCTGGTATACTTTCTTTCCTTTTCATGTCATATTTGGGGACAAGATCCGAGTTACTACTGCTCTCTGTCTGCATAGCACTGGACAAGGCACTTTTTAACTCAGCAGATGCTTTGGTTCTCAGAGACACTAGTGTATGCCTTATTCTGCACATGGCAGCCTGAAATGTGATGCATTCAATTTCAGTTGCAAGCGCGGTCTTCATAGATAGGAGGAAATACCCAACATTAAGCATGTTATCACTCTTCTTTTGCAAAGTCAGAGAAGAGCTAAATGAAGTTTCACCAGAAACAGGTCTTGATGTTTCTCCCTTGCATGATTGTTCGTCTGCATTGTTTAAGCTCTTTTCACTCTCATTTTTCCTACCTTGCACAAGTGTGTATAAGCTCGATCGACCAACATCACGTGAAAGATTAGCTGGTGTTAGTTTATCAGACTTCTCAGACTTGTCTCCTGCAGACTCAACTTTAGAACTTTGTGTGACATCATATGAATAAACTCTTGAGCTAAAACCGCAACTCCCTCTTTTTTTCGATCGGGGCAAGTAGGGATTTGTAAACAGTGTTGCTGGCGTCTCGCAACTGGAAATTTCAACAGCTGCATATTCTGGTGCAAACGTGAGTGTAGCTTCAGCTCTGGTGAGAAAATCAGATCTACTAGATGATAATACAAAGGACTGGGACACTGCAGGTGATGCAATTTCTTTGAGAGGCTCCTGAACTTTAGAAGCAACATCCTGAATAGGTGACATCGTATGGTGGCTAAATGCCTCCATAGATGTGAAACCAACAGGAGAAAGTCTTTGTTCAGGTATATCCATAGCTATGGATGGACTATCTATGAATGGCATGTCTCCATATTCTGAAGCAGGGGTTACTAAAGCATGTGATTCAGCAGTACCTGGAGGCTACATAAAATGGAACATCAGGATTATAGCAGGTAAGTCAgaaagaagtgatcctaaaacacaAATATCATCGTCATACAGTTTTCTACTTGCATGTCCAGAAAAGGTAGTATGTCATTTACATTTAAAGAAGGGTTCTGCATTGTGCTCATTGTTTAGATCCAACAAGCAGAGAATTCCACGTTTCATGGCTAGTAGACAGGGTAGAAGGTTAAAAGGAACAAGTTGCACATTATTTCACAAGCTTTTGGTGATATCATAAGCAACATGTTTCAACGCATGAAATATGTGAGTAAGTCAATAAATGGTCCTTGATTACAGTCTAAAAGCTTGACAAAGCAGAAGTGAAGTAATTGGCTACAATCTAGAAACTTAAACAAGCAGCAGCAACAATAGCAACCTTTTGTTAAAAAATGCACAATATTGCAGGAGCGTGAAATGCAACGAAGTCAATACAATATATTAAGTTGCAGAAAACAACTAGTGATGTATTTAACGGAATTAAATATTTTATAAGTACTACAGATTCCTAACAGTCATATTATTGCTGTCAtatgcataatgagttcatcattacCACAGAGCTTCTCATACAAGACCAAGCATAGTCACTCTAAATGTTGTAACCTTGCTTCATCTACAAATAACTACTACGAGGATGATAGGGTACCTACCTCACCAAAATCTAACTCATCCTCTTGAAAGAAGTCACTAAAATCTCCAAACTCCGAGAGAAGTATATCGATGTCCATCACAACCCCCTCTTCACCCCAGCCCCAAGAACATCCCCCCTGactatttgtaccttgcatgttttCCCTAACTTCTTTGCCAGCATGAGAAGAAACTTCCGTTATTTCAGAACGAGAGCGCTTGGATACCTAATTGAATGAATACAAAACATCAAGACTTCTTCAGCACAACGTTGGCGTGGAATTGTACACAATAATGTGATTGTGCGGTAATGTTATCAAGCATTAACATAGCAAAATGAGTTAATAACACAAACAGCGTAACATGTATATATGGAGATTATTCACCAGAATAGAACTTCATGCATGTAATGTGGCAAGAAATTTTGGTTTTGTGGTATTTTAGCATCAACAGATTGGTATATGCTCACAAATTAAACTTCTATGCAATGAAATTTAGTGTTGTGATAGTTTTACGCAAATAATTCTATGCACAAGATGGCATGAACTGCATAGCATGTGTTCTTCCATGTAATGAAATTTCTGCCAGCATCAATTATCAGTTTCCAGATTTTGCTCCATTTTATCACCATCAATGCTTAGATTATTTGCTACGTAACATGTTATGCACTTCCAAAAATAAACTATGCACATATTTGTTCAGCAAGTCATATTCCCGTAGCCTCTATTTCACATGTAAACCTCACTAAGGAGTGAAGATGACAAAATATTTTATGCAGTAGTATACATACTTAGTTTTCTGTAGGAAAAAAGGATGCAGCTACTCATAGCTGATCATTGTTTTACTTACAGCATCATCATTTACACAAAAATTAACTCATATTTCACGCGTATAACTAACTAGAAATAAGTCGATAAGCATGTTCGTATGTCAATAGTGGCATAAGAGTCTTCTGTTAATCACAAGAATGATGTAGCAAAGCATGGTACTACCACTACAAGTTAGCAGCTACTGAGAAGAGGGAAAAAGTAGTGTTGTACTAAAAATTATATATTAAAATGCAATTCTTGAGAAAAAAACTCATTCAATATGGAACAAGTTTGTAAATTAAGAGGAAAACAACACAGTACCACCTTGCTACCAGCAATGTCATTGTTCAATGGCAGATCAGACTGACGGCATGCTGCAGAGTCAGCATCTGCTAAAAGATCACCACCTTTAGCAGCAACTGCATGCCCACTTCCATTAGAAGTGCTACTGACACTACTGATACTACTAGCCATGCCATTGGAGTTGCTATTCCTTTGTCTTCTTAGTCTTAGAAAATTAGAGTTCACACCAAGTCCACGTGAAGATCCAAAGAAAGAGCTGCTAACAGAACAAAACAATTAATGCGGGAGAAATCGGacaaaacaaatttgcaatcaTGATGTATTAAAAGAAGTACTTCAAAAATGTCACGTAATAATAGATGATACAGATCAACTCTTTTGTTGCACCCAGAGATTATAATCCATGTGCACGATTGAATCTATGTAATTCTTGCAAATAACTTTTGGGTACAATGAACCATGGCAACAAAACGTGTTATATTGCATAGAGACTCCGGATGTGCTGTGTGGATGGTGATCCTTAACAAAGAGTTAGTCCAAATTATCACAGTTCCACAACCGCAAGCTGAGCCTTAGAACCTCAAAAAATTGGATAAAATTAGTTGACACTTTTTCTAGGTCTTCTTATTTTGTGGGGATGAAGCAGTAACCCTGATTACAAAATAAGTGCCTTCGTTGATGATGGTGATCTTTAACAAATAGTTAGTCCAGCTTAGCACAGTTTAGCAACCGCAAACTGAGCCTCAGTAACTCTAATTTTTTGGATAAACTTAGCTGCCTGCGGGAATGTGGCAGTTGAGACTTCAGAGCCTTGATTACAAAATAAGTGCCTTTCAAACAACACTAACAGCCTGTTTGGTTGGAAGCCAAAATTTGCAACAATGTGCCACACTTTTCTTAGCCAGATTAGACAAGTATCTCATAACCACAGCTAGACATGCCAAAAATGACGTCATGAGAACATAAGTTATGGCATGGTGGGCTAGGTTATGGCTCCACTTTTCTTGGCCACAAGCCAGCCTGTCAGGCAAAAATATTTGGCATGCTAGGACACTGTTAGGCATCAACTGAAATGGTCCTTGGTGCTGTTTTTCTCCAGTTCAAGAGAAGTTCTGGCCCTCAAATGAGAGCAAGCCAGAAAGGAGTTACTGTAAGGAACATGGGTACGCGATATTACAATTTACAGCAAGGTGGGAGGCAACATACTTTTTGTTCCAATTATTTTATCCTAGTTCTAAAGAAATGATAGTTTGCGCATGCTCATCAATTTAAATTTCTAAGTTCTGAAAAATGGCAGGATTTACCTAGTTGTTCTATGTCCACACCTGGCTCAGAAAGTAGGAGGGTGTTTCTATGTCTTAACATAACGAAAAAATAATCAGAATTTCATGtattcctcttaagaaaaatatTTTCTTGTTATTTTTTAGATCTTGTATTCTACTATTTGGTTCTTACAGATATAGGATAACATCAAAACAGCATTTCAATGCCGTTCTTTCAACATTTTACAGAGTTCATTGTAGATAACAGCACTTCAAGTTGGTCTCTAACGTTTTGACTTATGTGCTGTTCCAGATAGTCATTGATTGATAGAAAAAGCAATGTATGTGAGACTGACCTGTTCCGGAAGTAAGAAGACGGAGAGAAGTTCCAGAATGGCCAAGCCTCCCATGATGAACTGCCCATCCAGTCCTGTGACCACATTCTGTGGGCAACATAATTTAAACCATGCACTCTCCAAACATAACAAGATCATTAGAGCAAGACTATTACCTTTTACTAGAAAAGTGAACAAATGCCTGATGAACCATTGGTACCATAACAGCCTCAGGTGGGTATATAAATGTCCTTTCAAGAGCTGGAAGGCCTTCAGCAGATTCTAACTTTTGCTGCCCATCAGCACCTAAATGAGGGTCGTTCACTGAATCTAATTCTTTCTTAATCTCATTATTTTCCGATTCAGAAGTTTTGTCAGTTGAGGTAGGTGGAAAGCCAAGGGCAACTTCAACATAGTAACTTTGACCTCTCAGCTGGCAGATGGTGGGTTGAGTGAAACCTGGTAGATTAGGTGCCGATAATTTGCTGAAATGTTTACAGAAAGTTACCATGAGAACTGTGAACTGCTCTGCATATGAATATCCTTAAAAGAAACACAAGATCTCACTGACAGGTAACACCCAAGATGTGCAAGCAGGTCTAAGTGTCTAACTCATGAATGAGAGGTCATATCAACAGGCATAGAATGCCAAAAAAAAGATATTTAGCATATAAGTCAATTTGAGTTTTGAGTTCTGAAATACCTTGAATATACTTGTCTCGCGAGGTCACTTGGGCAACAACCAACAAGCCTACCCAGCATTCCACTAGGAGCGACAATAACTGCAGCATTCAATTAAACAGATCATGAATTTGAATATGGATGATATAAAACATAACTTTCATCCAAAAAAAGGCATAAAACATAATTTACATAAACAATGAAGAAACTGACAAAAGCAAAGTTACAAATCAAAGTTATCATGAGCTTGGTCACAGAAATAGAATGCGCAGTGAAGTTAGTTTAACTATTTAGAGAACTATTTTATATTTCAGCCTGGTTCATGATGGTGACTCCAACAATATAAACCACTATATGGCTGTGCTTCTGCCCATTTTGTCAACGTCACAGCACACAGGCTAAGAGAAATACAGAACTATCACCAGCAGCGTGATTACTTAGAAGGGTCTAACTGTCAAACTAACCAATGTAATCGTGTTTTTTAACTAAAGGGATCCCTTTAAATAACAGTACGATACAAAAGGACCATCGATAAAAGTTGAACAATTggaaaactaaatcaaaatgtatgcCATAAGCTAGCATACCACCTCTCGTGAAGTTCTATGTGTAAAGATGAAATTTCAAAAACACCATATTACTGAATGGCTCCCCACTCTAAATGAGATTCGCTTGTCATCTTTTAATCCACCTTATAAAGAACTAAAAAGTAAGATAAAACAGTGGGCAGTCCCTATTTGTAAATCGGATATCCCAAGGACATTTTCAAGTTCCCCTATCACAAGAAAATCATGTCAGATCAGAATTGTGAATAGCACAAATATATTATCCTTTTCCAGCAGATAAGACAGTAGATATTCTAAGGATGTCAATACAGCAAGACATGTAAAGATAGAATTAGTGAATGAAACAGTACCTGGAAGACCTTCACCAACAGAACGGGGAGTGTGTGTGAGAACTTTCTCTATATCATCACTAGATAGGTTCCGCATATATCTAATAGAATAAACCATTTAAAGTAAGACCACTGGTACTAAATAAACTGAAGAAAGCCAACGATATGAGATATGACGGGACATAATAAGAACTGACCTTGCAGATATAATAACATGCACAAAGATTGCTTCCTCAGTGGCCGCAAAGACAAATTCTACTGTAGGTTGTGCTCGCCTATAACACAATGATAACAAAATTAAATGGAACGGAAATCAAGAAAAGCAAAGTTGTCCATGGAAAATAAACAGAAAGCAATGAAACTACATGCCAGACGCATCTGTATCCTCCATGTCACACTGACATTACTTTTTTCACCCGTCGGATCAAAGAGGAATGGTTGCGAGTCTGATGGATTGTAGCATTATCACAAGTTGATATGGACTTCTTCATCATCCAATTACTAGAAGTCAAGAAAGGTCAACCTACTGAGTCATctcgacacttattttgggacggagggagtatgtcagaGGATACGAATTCATGCAGGCCCCACTCCAATGTTTTTATACAAGATAAATGGCCAACAAGTATCTGAATATTAACATTACATTCTCGGCATCATATACAGATTGGCAAAAACAAGGGATGCGGCTATTTTCGAAATCACTATAGCAGAAAGAAAAAAGAATCTATTAAGTTGAAACCCTATGTTGACAATTCGGTTATTGTTTAAACAAAGTTTTGTATCACTAGATGGGCAGGGGCCTTTTCATTTCTTCAAACACAGGAATAATGACCAACTTCACTCTATCCCAATATACCATACACTATCTATTGTAGTGCACAACATTTGAACTTTAACAGACACGTTGCATAAGTTGCTGAACAAAGATTGTAAGAAACTAGTTAACAAAGAATACAAAATGAATAGATAAAGGCATAGCAACTTAGTCACGAACCTAAAGCTATTTTGATTTCTTGTAGGGGGGGTGTATTTTGTAAATACATCACCAAATCTTGCATAGGAAAGCCCTCTTAGTGCTCTGTGCAAGAGAAATTGTCAGATTGGAAATTCATCAATGAGACAGCAAATTATAAATTACAGATTCATACTATAACAGGTATAATGATACCTCTCCAAAGAATTTCTTAAGGCCTGACATAGTGCAGCTGCAACCTCTTCTGAGTTGCCTGGAGCCACCCATAAACCACTTGAAACAACTGCAAAACAGAATAAGCAGTAGAAACAAGCAAATAAATAAGCAAAGTAGACAGTCTAAGACTCCATGCAATAAGAAATATCAACAACAATCAACCTCTTAATTTAGCTACAGCGGGCTGGGTCATTTCAGGTACTGACGAGTGACGGCCAGAAAGAAACAACCAGAGCTTGATCTTCTCATCTGTCATTGTTACAAAAAAAAAAGTTTGGCATAAATATGCATAGGCTAGACGTATGTAGAAAGAAAGATGGATGCAGGTAGTGCACATGATTATTACCAGGGTTATGCTCTCCTTGAGATGGATCCCAAGGACCAACAAAAGAATTTGTCCAAGTACTTAAGAAACCTTCATTCTGCAAGCGAAGATACGCTGACAGCACAGTGCTATTAAGAGCATCTTTCTGCTCGGCTTTTGAACTGGACGAGGAACAGGGATCACAAAAAAGAACACATGCATCAGAACAAAAATAACAAGTGGCAACAAGCAACTAAAGGACAGCACAAAAACGGCATATGGAGGGTACAATTAACACCTTCTATCAGAAGTAGCACTATAATCTGGTTCAACAGGAAGAAATTGAAACCATGATACAGTCTGAAGCTCCCCCTGCAAGCACGAAATATATACATAAGAATTAAGACTAAACCAAAGAAAGCCTATCTGAATAATCTACAGACTAATCCCATAGCAAGCTGGCAGACTAAGTAGGTCAAAAAATATCTCGCTTCCATACTCTTAAGCTCTAGCAGAAACCTACAGATATGAAATGGAACACCATTCGCAGTTTGGAAGTGTGGCAGGTAATGCCTCTCCTGTGCTGTAGTTTGTCATGTTTGAGGAGGGTGGTTCACTAGCTCTCCTAACTTCCCAACTTTGCAATCAGTTCCAAGTTCTACTTCTACTTCATAAAAAAAAGCTACAAACCATTACAGAAATTGAAGAGAGAAAAAAGGGCATTTGTAAGTCACAAAGATAGCAGTGAGAAATAATATGTGGAAGATCCCACAAAAATGACCCATGCAGAAATATTATCCCTATTGGGCAAACTGCGCTGAATAGTTTCTTTCAGGGTATGCTGAGTGTTGTTGGGTGTGGGGTGAGAGGGGTTTTTTCTCCCTCTTCCTTGTACTATTTTCTTCCTTCTTATTCTTAATGAAATGATGCGCAGCTCTCCTGCGTGCCCGAGAAAAAAATGCATCAGAGCAGTTGCCGTACTACATTTTGTTCACTTTTTCACACCATCATCATGGTGGGTATAGAACAAAAGTCGTTTGCAAATGATGATACTACATTCGTTCCTTTTTATTAGGTGTAACTTTAACACGGTAACCAAAGCACTGATTTGAGGATAATTTGGGACAGAAATGGTTATACAATGTAGGTTAGAGGGGTAATTACTGGCGGCTAATTAATGATCCTCCAATTCAGGACGGCTGGAATTGGCATCAACAGGGGTAAAAAGGAAATACACCTAATGAAAAGGCTGTCGGGAGTATAACGCATCGAGAACTTGCAAGTTGCAATAATAGAAACACTAGAGTTTGCATTTCGCAGTACAATGAAATACAATCAAACAAGTTATGGGGTCACAATTCAACAGAACCCACGCGGGGGCGCGGGGGGGTGTTAAACTTACAATTTTGAAAATGTTGGTCCACATATTCAGTGTAGAAGGCAAGGACACTTCCTTTATAAAATCACCAGTGTTCCTGCCTGTACAGTACAAGGTGAAATCTGCAACATGGCTTGCTGCCTGTCATACAAAGAGTAATGACATAATCCCATATATAGAACAGAAGAACAAATGAAGAAACTAGATGAAAGAAATGGGATCACACTAAGTTATCTGAAAATAGTGGGATTCTATGGTTGTCATTCTTAATTCCAAATCGGAGTACAAGATATGATAATTGAACAATACTACAACAATGGGAGTCTATCATTGTCATTTTAAATTCCAGAACCAGTATTCTGCCATTCTAGTTCCAAAGCCTTAAGAAGTTACACCATTCCACTCACAGATGAATGAGCAAGAAGTTTCTATTTATAGGGTAAAAACACAATCCAATTGCTTTCAATAACGGTTGCAGTTAA comes from Triticum aestivum cultivar Chinese Spring chromosome 5B, IWGSC CS RefSeq v2.1, whole genome shotgun sequence and encodes:
- the LOC123114471 gene encoding mediator of RNA polymerase II transcription subunit 13 isoform X3 → MWTNIFKIGELQTVSWFQFLPVEPDYSATSDRSSKAEQKDALNSTVLSAYLRLQNEGFLSTWTNSFVGPWDPSQGEHNPDEKIKLWLFLSGRHSSVPEMTQPAVAKLRVVSSGLWVAPGNSEEVAAALCQALRNSLERALRGLSYARFGDVFTKYTPPTRNQNSFRRAQPTVEFVFAATEEAIFVHVIISARYMRNLSSDDIEKVLTHTPRSVGEGLPVIVAPSGMLGRLVGCCPSDLARQVYSSKLSAPNLPGFTQPTICQLRGQSYYVEVALGFPPTSTDKTSESENNEIKKELDSVNDPHLGADGQQKLESAEGLPALERTFIYPPEAVMVPMVHQAFVHFSSKRMWSQDWMGSSSWEAWPFWNFSPSSYFRNSSFFGSSRGLGVNSNFLRLRRQRNSNSNGMASSISSVSSTSNGSGHAVAAKGGDLLADADSAACRQSDLPLNNDIAGSKVVSKRSRSEITEVSSHAGKEVRENMQGTNSQGGCSWGWGEEGVVMDIDILLSEFGDFSDFFQEDELDFGEPPGTAESHALVTPASEYGDMPFIDSPSIAMDIPEQRLSPVGFTSMEAFSHHTMSPIQDVASKVQEPLKEIASPAVSQSFVLSSSRSDFLTRAEATLTFAPEYAAVEISSCETPATLFTNPYLPRSKKRGSCGFSSRVYSYDVTQSSKVESAGDKSEKSDKLTPANLSRDVGRSSLYTLVQGRKNESEKSLNNADEQSCKGETSRPVSGETSFSSSLTLQKKSDNMLNVGYFLLSMKTALATEIECITFQAAMCRIRHTLVSLRTKASAELKSALSSAMQTESSSNSDLVPKYDMKRKESIPARLSSDVDHEMYDRSRLENVGVWRSVVVPKGAKPLDSLSAKTFSGTSPSVQRQPIVELLSAMALLVQQSTSFVDIALDMDDGDGSFFWLSLDEQRRRGFSCDPSMVHAGCGGLLGTCHSKDCAGVDLVDPLSAEVSESSMIGLLQSDIKSALKTAFANMDGPLSVIDWCRGRSNIAESAAMGDAYSFHYTTGDIRETSNSIPIGGDAMSPPQSSSDRGASHDSSRDNAGTSEEHHKGYHRVRPTIAVLPSPSLLVGYQDDWLKTSANCLKLWEKAPLEPYASAKPVTYYALCPDIDLLTSAATDFFMQLGTIYEVCKLGTHSPQHSGGQIEQSPGKYQSSGLVLVECPDQLKSSGSHSVSISSVTEYFQALSKSWSVKSFLSSLARIIKDIKLTLNISTNQKESSNIPCTVVYVVCPFPEPSAVLQTLVESSVALGSILSSERERKSFLYAQVAKALNSSASADEASASNVVMLSGFSIPKLVLQIVTVETLLRLNKPNELAAFKDIAFTVYNKARRIPRFVSTSDMFQSPTYMSRPQSTMMHTASPGPTLWKECLAPRMSGQTLSRETEFDASMRSVSWDNSWQPGRAVGLPDPSKIPELCAQDDRKYAFEPLFILAEPGAVDYNDTMESSRFGVDASSSRAYSSISGGTDSGASPLLEGSENDSAPSLHCCYGWTEDWRWLVCIWTDSRGELLDSLIFPFGGISSRQDTTVLQSLFIQILQQGCQIMSSSPEASNTRSRDIIITRIGGFLELEIQEWQKAIYSFGGNEVKKWPVQLRRSIPDGITSNSNGPTLEQQDMGLIQDRNMPSSPSTLYSPHSKSSFTKGQPGNKKQILAEQTGMDSSRGSLHLVRSISLVAVSQDSSLHLACQADLLATRPTSGEGNQSSGTGSSSYLDGFAPVKSIGSMSASYLLVPSPSMRYLSPATLQLPTCLTSESPPLAHLLHSKGTATPLAMGYVVSKAVPPVRKNAVQLTKEDSRHSVLSVSIVDYYGGTVQERMSRGVGSMSKQAVRHETSARDYETDMHNVLEAVAAELHSLSWMTVSPVYMERRSALPFHCDMVLRLRRLLHYADRHLSQPTDKGDVS